The following coding sequences lie in one Fimbriimonadaceae bacterium genomic window:
- the fliI gene encoding flagellar protein export ATPase FliI, protein MRVYGRVVQVVGLIVESSGPNARVGDLCLIESNHGELVRAEVVGFKDDRVLLMPLGDLAGIRVGCYVHGTGHCLRVPVGPELLGRTLDGIGEPMDGLGPLNARSTNPIYNTPPNALERKMIAEPFSTGVRAIDGAMTVGIGQRVGIFAGSGVGKSTLLGMIARDCDADVNVIALVGERGREVREFIENDLGPEGVKRSVIVCATSDQPSLVRIKAAFTATAIAEYYRDQGLKVMLMMDSVTRFAMAQREVGLAIGEPPSTKGYTPSVFALLPKLMERAGNDKSGSITALYTVLVEGDDNNEPIADAARSILDGHIVLNRRLTSRGHYPPIDVLNSLSRVMPMVTSPEHVQLARDLRELLAAYDDVEDLVTIGAYKPGAKPLADKAIDKWDAINGFLRQNKSEGTPLSETLTRLNEVIHG, encoded by the coding sequence ATGCGTGTCTATGGCAGAGTCGTCCAAGTTGTCGGACTCATCGTTGAATCGAGCGGCCCCAACGCCAGGGTCGGTGACTTATGTCTGATCGAGTCAAATCACGGAGAGCTTGTCCGTGCTGAGGTGGTCGGCTTCAAAGATGATCGCGTCCTCCTGATGCCCCTTGGTGATCTAGCTGGTATCCGCGTTGGCTGCTACGTGCATGGTACGGGGCATTGTCTGCGAGTACCCGTCGGTCCAGAACTTCTGGGACGCACCTTGGATGGTATCGGCGAGCCGATGGACGGGCTCGGACCTCTCAATGCGCGCTCGACAAATCCAATCTACAACACACCTCCCAATGCCCTTGAGCGGAAGATGATTGCCGAGCCCTTCTCTACGGGAGTTCGAGCCATCGACGGGGCGATGACTGTTGGAATAGGCCAGCGTGTCGGCATCTTCGCGGGTTCGGGAGTCGGCAAAAGCACCTTACTCGGCATGATCGCCCGCGATTGCGATGCCGACGTAAACGTGATCGCCCTCGTTGGCGAACGAGGTCGTGAAGTCCGAGAGTTTATCGAAAATGATCTTGGCCCCGAAGGAGTCAAGCGATCTGTGATAGTTTGCGCAACCTCAGACCAACCCTCACTGGTGCGTATCAAAGCAGCCTTCACGGCGACAGCAATCGCCGAATATTATCGCGATCAAGGCTTGAAGGTTATGCTGATGATGGACTCCGTCACACGCTTTGCGATGGCTCAGAGAGAAGTTGGGCTGGCGATAGGTGAGCCTCCCAGCACAAAGGGTTACACACCCAGCGTATTTGCCCTCCTCCCAAAACTGATGGAGCGCGCTGGAAACGACAAAAGCGGGTCCATCACTGCCCTATACACGGTACTCGTTGAGGGTGACGACAACAACGAACCCATTGCCGACGCGGCACGTTCGATTCTCGATGGACACATTGTCCTCAATCGAAGGTTGACCAGTCGAGGGCACTACCCTCCTATCGACGTTTTAAACTCCCTTAGTCGTGTCATGCCCATGGTCACCTCTCCTGAGCACGTCCAGTTGGCACGAGATCTACGCGAGCTGCTTGCTGCTTATGACGACGTAGAGGACCTGGTCACCATCGGAGCTTACAAACCCGGAGCTAAGCCTCTGGCAGACAAGGCAATCGACAAGTGGGATGCAATAAATGGTTTCCTTCGACAAAACAAATCTGAGGGCACACCGCTCTCCGAAACACTCACACGCTTGAATGAGGTTATCCATGGCTAA
- a CDS encoding flagellar FliJ family protein, with product MAKFQFRLERVRDYRAILEEQAKDAYLDAKVARLEAEAFIHSINDQRNRLLSTEMSTVHERVALQEMVQALDDQERQQKIIVEMLAHDEENRRLEWIDKKMELETLEKLRQKEYEAWMLDESKKEQAALDEWATTRKAA from the coding sequence ATGGCTAAGTTTCAGTTTCGATTAGAGAGAGTCCGCGATTATAGAGCGATTTTGGAAGAGCAGGCAAAAGATGCCTACCTGGATGCGAAGGTCGCGCGATTGGAAGCAGAAGCCTTTATCCATTCAATCAACGATCAGCGCAACAGACTGTTGAGCACAGAGATGAGCACCGTTCACGAGAGGGTCGCATTGCAGGAGATGGTCCAGGCGCTCGACGATCAAGAGCGACAGCAGAAGATCATCGTTGAAATGCTCGCTCACGACGAAGAGAATCGGCGCCTAGAGTGGATTGACAAGAAGATGGAGCTTGAAACGCTCGAGAAATTACGTCAGAAAGAGTACGAGGCTTGGATGCTTGATGAAAGCAAGAAGGAACAGGCCGCGCTCGACGAGTGGGCAACGACTCGAAAAGCTGCCTAA
- a CDS encoding lytic transglycosylase domain-containing protein produces the protein MEPRLLGYQNAVGRMQELKSRIEELTTRHDESDTSTPPNEFSNLMGKIGGNASLKPLNPFGPGVKVDGLSSPNDLKPMIDQAAARAGIDPGLLDALVATESGYNPNARSSAGAMGLTQLMPGTAKSLGVTDPFNAQQNLMGGANYLAKMIDKYGDVRLALAAYNAGPGAVDRHGGLPPYKETQNYVQKVLATYEAKRSA, from the coding sequence ATGGAACCGCGACTATTGGGCTATCAAAACGCAGTCGGACGGATGCAAGAGTTGAAGTCCCGGATTGAGGAGTTGACAACCCGCCACGATGAGTCGGATACATCCACCCCACCCAATGAATTCTCAAACCTAATGGGAAAGATCGGTGGCAACGCATCCCTAAAGCCGCTAAATCCATTTGGTCCCGGCGTTAAGGTTGATGGCCTCAGCTCGCCCAACGACCTCAAACCAATGATTGACCAAGCCGCAGCGCGAGCTGGCATCGATCCAGGCCTGCTCGACGCCCTTGTTGCAACCGAAAGCGGCTACAACCCGAACGCAAGATCAAGCGCGGGAGCGATGGGACTCACACAGCTCATGCCCGGTACCGCCAAATCGTTAGGCGTCACCGACCCATTCAATGCCCAGCAGAATTTGATGGGTGGAGCAAATTATCTTGCTAAGATGATTGACAAGTACGGTGACGTTCGTCTTGCTCTGGCTGCTTACAATGCTGGCCCTGGCGCAGTCGATCGTCATGGTGGACTCCCGCCGTACAAGGAAACTCAGAACTACGTTCAGAAAGTGCTCGCAACGTATGAAGCAAAGAGGTCTGCATGA
- a CDS encoding serpin family protein produces the protein MKRTTLLVGVISAMVALVGCGGSGRQADSPYGVNRFAASPEKVAGATRAITEGKGAAVANSGNDFGFRLLGELWKDAPNTNLFISPVSVDLALGMTYNGAGGDTKTAMAKTLGVDKIELSQFNEASRNILTVLANPDPKVKLEIANSIWIDKEYKVKADFVSRNESYFGAYVTNLDFKAPEATKTINSWVNENTGEKIPKIVEELDPDAKMMLVNAVYFKGLWSTPFDITRTKDEEFTKFDGKKVSVPMMTRGQEDFLYQDHKDFQGVQIPYGAGQVKMVVLLPKSSTKFADFLKGVNTKNWAAWMKLFKTSQGTVTIPRWKVEQSYMLKDALSGLGMAAAFDPKVADFSGMRQEKDLFINRVIHKTFVEVNEEGTEAAGATGVEMKPTAMPMPDKTFTFKADRPFVYAIIDSKTDIVLFLGVVGDPVGKAESGAKKDGKS, from the coding sequence ATGAAGCGCACAACGTTGTTGGTAGGAGTAATTTCGGCGATGGTGGCACTGGTGGGCTGCGGCGGCTCTGGACGTCAGGCCGATTCGCCTTACGGGGTCAATCGCTTTGCAGCCAGCCCAGAAAAGGTGGCGGGGGCTACACGGGCGATCACAGAAGGGAAGGGAGCAGCAGTGGCAAATAGTGGCAACGACTTCGGATTTCGCCTTCTGGGAGAGCTTTGGAAAGATGCACCCAACACGAATCTCTTCATCAGCCCAGTCAGCGTTGATCTTGCGTTGGGGATGACATACAACGGCGCGGGCGGAGATACGAAGACAGCGATGGCGAAGACGCTTGGTGTCGACAAGATTGAGCTTTCGCAGTTCAATGAGGCCAGCCGGAATATATTGACTGTGCTAGCGAACCCTGATCCCAAGGTCAAGCTTGAGATCGCGAACTCCATCTGGATTGATAAGGAGTATAAGGTCAAAGCCGACTTTGTCAGCAGAAATGAAAGCTACTTCGGAGCGTACGTCACCAACCTTGATTTCAAAGCGCCAGAGGCTACAAAGACCATCAACAGTTGGGTGAATGAGAATACCGGTGAGAAGATTCCAAAGATCGTTGAAGAACTGGACCCTGATGCGAAGATGATGCTGGTTAACGCCGTCTACTTTAAGGGCCTTTGGAGCACACCTTTCGATATCACTCGCACCAAGGACGAGGAGTTCACCAAGTTCGACGGCAAGAAAGTGAGTGTGCCGATGATGACCCGGGGTCAGGAGGATTTCCTCTATCAGGATCACAAGGATTTCCAAGGGGTTCAGATTCCGTATGGCGCAGGTCAGGTCAAGATGGTTGTCTTGCTGCCGAAATCCAGCACGAAGTTTGCGGACTTCTTGAAGGGCGTGAATACCAAGAATTGGGCGGCCTGGATGAAGCTCTTCAAGACAAGCCAAGGAACCGTGACGATCCCGCGTTGGAAGGTTGAGCAGTCGTACATGCTCAAAGATGCGCTGTCTGGGTTAGGAATGGCTGCCGCTTTTGATCCTAAAGTTGCCGACTTTAGTGGGATGCGGCAAGAGAAAGACTTGTTTATCAACCGCGTCATCCACAAGACGTTTGTTGAAGTGAACGAGGAAGGAACGGAGGCAGCAGGCGCGACGGGCGTTGAGATGAAGCCTACGGCGATGCCGATGCCTGACAAGACCTTTACGTTCAAGGCAGATCGCCCGTTTGTGTACGCCATCATCGATTCGAAGACGGATATTGTCCTCTTCCTAGGAGTTGTTGGAGACCCGGTAGGGAAGGCAGAGTCAGGGGCAAAGAAAGACGGCAAGTCGTAG
- a CDS encoding MBL fold metallo-hydrolase, which yields MANRIQFCGAAQTVTGSRHLITTNGKKILVDCGLFQGRREIRERNWEPFPIDPREIDAIVLTHAHTDHLGFLPVLVKLGYRGPIYSTKATLGLARISLPDSGRLQEEDARYRNKHGYSRHKPALPLYTEKDAYACLKQFHTVKYRTNVDLPGKAIFRYSPAGHILGSAFIELFFENGERIVMSGDVGRYDTPIIKDPCCVDFGEYLVMESTYGDRLHEQSDPEGELERVIGDAVRAGSVVLLPSFAIGRTQEVLYYVKKLQDSGKIPRVPIFVDSPMATKATVEYLNQTEEHDEEAKLAFDMNDNPIEPALLEFVRDRDMSKMLNSRKGPMMIIAGSGMANGGRILHHLLHRIEDPSTIVVFTGYQAEGTLGREILDGAPEIEIFRRTLKVSARIERLHALSAHADQAEMMQWLGDFKQPPKKTFLVHGEPAVQEVFRDKIVKELGWKVEIPKHLEAFDLV from the coding sequence ATGGCAAACCGGATTCAATTTTGCGGGGCCGCTCAGACCGTAACGGGGTCGCGGCATCTCATCACCACTAATGGCAAGAAGATTCTTGTGGACTGCGGGCTCTTTCAGGGCCGTCGAGAGATACGCGAGCGGAACTGGGAACCGTTTCCAATCGACCCTCGCGAGATTGACGCCATCGTTCTCACCCATGCCCACACCGACCACCTTGGCTTCTTGCCAGTATTGGTCAAGCTTGGCTATCGAGGGCCGATTTACTCCACAAAAGCGACCCTTGGGCTTGCTCGAATCAGCCTTCCAGATTCCGGTCGTTTGCAGGAAGAGGACGCACGCTACAGGAACAAGCACGGATATTCTCGCCACAAACCGGCCCTGCCGCTCTATACCGAGAAGGACGCATACGCTTGCTTGAAGCAGTTCCACACGGTGAAGTATCGAACGAACGTGGACTTGCCCGGTAAAGCGATCTTCCGCTACTCACCAGCGGGACACATCCTTGGTTCGGCATTCATTGAACTGTTCTTTGAGAACGGTGAACGGATAGTGATGAGCGGTGATGTCGGGCGATATGACACGCCAATCATCAAAGATCCCTGCTGCGTCGATTTTGGCGAATACCTTGTGATGGAGAGCACTTACGGGGATCGACTGCACGAGCAGTCTGACCCAGAAGGCGAGCTTGAGAGAGTGATTGGGGATGCCGTTCGTGCGGGGTCTGTGGTCTTGCTTCCGAGCTTTGCCATCGGACGCACTCAAGAAGTGTTGTACTACGTCAAGAAGCTGCAGGATTCGGGGAAGATTCCCCGTGTTCCGATCTTCGTAGACTCTCCGATGGCGACCAAGGCGACGGTCGAGTATCTCAATCAAACCGAAGAGCACGATGAAGAGGCAAAGCTGGCCTTTGACATGAATGATAATCCTATCGAGCCAGCGCTTCTTGAGTTTGTCCGAGACCGGGACATGTCGAAGATGCTGAACTCTCGCAAGGGGCCGATGATGATCATTGCCGGCAGTGGGATGGCTAACGGTGGGCGTATCCTGCATCACCTTTTGCACCGCATCGAGGACCCCTCGACGATTGTGGTTTTCACCGGATACCAAGCTGAGGGAACGCTCGGCAGAGAGATACTGGACGGGGCTCCAGAGATAGAGATCTTTAGAAGAACTCTGAAGGTGAGCGCACGAATTGAGCGGCTGCATGCCCTGTCGGCGCATGCCGATCAGGCCGAGATGATGCAGTGGCTTGGTGACTTCAAGCAGCCGCCAAAGAAGACCTTCTTGGTCCATGGCGAACCGGCTGTTCAGGAAGTTTTCCGTGACAAAATCGTCAAAGAGCTAGGCTGGAAGGTCGAGATTCCCAAACATCTCGAAGCATTTGACCTGGTTTGA
- a CDS encoding PD40 domain-containing protein — protein MHAIRRPDLIVVIFLSVTLALIIGCGGGGAGGGSTTSATATGTGSGSGSGTATGGSTTSTTGGTTSTTGSTTSTTGSTTSTTGSTTSTTGSTTSTTGGTTSTTGSTTGSTTGSTTGSTTTGGTGGFQPDRVYYVNGLGPAGYEIRSVQPNGSDDQLLIAYVKTIPAAVPNPGGSKFAFFAQTSGGSIPKYDLYTNTTPTVTGATRLTTQNFIYTGTLQYTPDASQIVFTATTSEGDFRLYRINANGTGLTNMTSAEEAAISPDGTKILYSQFQATASDLFTIPIGGGSATRLTNTAADERNPQWSKDGSFVIFSTDLDGNYNIYQMSAAGGSQVQVTNSGLDEFGPSLNEAGTLVSFSIIDPIAGVDDQGLYRCDLNGANRMTLVLGNVQTYTFWSAGGGGSSFSPTGFGAFGYGGTHRPPIGRFRAPLEFRQ, from the coding sequence ATGCATGCGATCCGACGTCCTGACTTGATTGTAGTTATCTTCTTGAGCGTGACCCTCGCGCTGATCATCGGCTGTGGTGGTGGCGGAGCTGGTGGTGGAAGCACAACCAGCGCGACTGCGACCGGTACTGGTTCTGGGTCGGGCTCCGGCACAGCTACTGGAGGCTCTACAACTTCAACGACGGGTGGCACAACGTCGACAACGGGCTCTACGACTTCAACAACGGGTAGCACCACCTCGACGACCGGCAGCACAACGTCAACAACAGGCTCGACCACTTCAACAACGGGTGGCACCACTTCCACAACCGGCAGCACGACAGGATCAACGACAGGCTCGACAACGGGAAGCACAACAACTGGCGGCACCGGCGGATTCCAACCTGATCGGGTCTATTACGTAAACGGGCTCGGACCTGCGGGGTATGAAATCCGCTCAGTCCAACCGAACGGCTCTGACGACCAACTCCTCATCGCCTATGTCAAGACCATTCCCGCCGCCGTTCCCAACCCCGGCGGCAGCAAGTTTGCGTTCTTTGCCCAAACATCCGGCGGCAGCATTCCAAAGTACGACCTGTACACAAATACGACGCCAACGGTAACCGGGGCAACGCGCCTCACCACCCAGAATTTCATCTACACGGGCACACTGCAGTACACTCCCGACGCCTCGCAGATTGTCTTCACAGCCACGACTTCCGAAGGTGATTTCCGGCTCTACCGGATCAACGCCAACGGCACCGGCCTCACCAACATGACGAGCGCGGAAGAGGCGGCAATCAGTCCCGACGGCACAAAGATTCTCTATTCCCAATTCCAGGCCACCGCGTCCGATCTCTTCACAATCCCGATTGGTGGAGGCAGCGCGACACGCCTGACGAACACGGCTGCCGATGAGCGTAATCCCCAGTGGAGCAAAGATGGATCGTTTGTCATCTTCTCGACCGACCTTGACGGTAACTACAACATCTATCAGATGTCAGCCGCAGGGGGATCGCAAGTACAGGTCACAAACAGTGGACTTGACGAATTTGGACCCTCGTTAAACGAAGCTGGCACGCTGGTGTCTTTCTCCATCATCGACCCGATTGCCGGTGTTGACGATCAAGGGCTTTATCGTTGCGATCTCAACGGGGCAAACCGAATGACACTCGTCCTCGGAAACGTCCAAACCTACACTTTCTGGTCAGCTGGAGGCGGAGGAAGCTCCTTCTCACCGACAGGCTTTGGCGCATTCGGTTACGGAGGCACTCATCGTCCACCAATTGGGCGGTTCCGAGCGCCGCTCGAATTCCGTCAGTGA
- a CDS encoding GNAT family N-acetyltransferase, producing the protein MGGDSDLCHMVQCRLATADDAHCMAHISVEGWRYAYQGILPAQMLDALDVEERTKNMLSRMSQYDGVEQFGLVAVDAQDRVLGFIEGGPQTSPAEGIEVEIQTLYVHPKAHGRGIGKLLLTEAVRRFVAAGHRSMIVWTFRDNAAVEFYRKLGGTLAKESTYKLADVEYPDVGYAWYDLPTWLASH; encoded by the coding sequence GTGGGTGGCGATTCCGACCTCTGTCATATGGTTCAGTGCCGTTTAGCAACGGCTGACGATGCGCATTGTATGGCTCATATCTCCGTCGAAGGCTGGCGGTACGCCTATCAGGGGATTCTCCCGGCTCAGATGCTTGACGCGCTCGATGTGGAGGAGCGGACCAAGAACATGCTCTCTCGGATGTCTCAGTATGATGGAGTCGAGCAGTTTGGGCTTGTCGCTGTCGATGCACAGGATCGAGTGTTGGGGTTCATTGAAGGCGGTCCCCAGACCTCCCCGGCTGAGGGCATCGAGGTTGAGATTCAGACCCTCTATGTTCACCCGAAAGCGCATGGTCGTGGAATCGGGAAACTCCTACTCACGGAGGCGGTACGGCGGTTTGTTGCGGCGGGGCATCGCTCGATGATCGTTTGGACCTTTCGGGACAATGCCGCAGTTGAGTTTTATCGAAAGCTGGGAGGGACGCTCGCGAAGGAGTCGACGTATAAATTAGCCGACGTCGAGTATCCCGACGTCGGCTATGCTTGGTACGATCTTCCCACTTGGCTTGCGTCTCACTGA
- a CDS encoding MerC domain-containing protein, with amino-acid sequence MAKTVKALNWDKLGSWASGLCAVHCLLTGIALGLLSVVGLGFMANPWVEYGFIGTAIVVGIAAIVHGRRHHGSIVPAIIFVAGIALIAISHFVFGHGHQAAIHKAHSSTLWATLTAVGGGTCLVLFHVVNQWMRHRSCGCVHSKDCEHGAHTA; translated from the coding sequence GTGGCAAAGACAGTGAAGGCTTTGAACTGGGACAAGCTTGGATCGTGGGCAAGCGGTTTGTGTGCTGTGCACTGCCTGCTCACGGGGATTGCGCTGGGTTTGCTGTCTGTTGTCGGGCTTGGGTTTATGGCAAATCCCTGGGTCGAATACGGGTTTATCGGCACAGCCATCGTGGTCGGCATTGCGGCGATTGTTCATGGACGACGCCATCACGGCTCTATCGTCCCGGCGATTATCTTTGTCGCTGGTATCGCTTTGATCGCAATCTCGCACTTCGTTTTTGGACATGGACACCAAGCCGCGATCCATAAGGCGCATTCTTCAACGCTTTGGGCCACCTTGACCGCGGTTGGCGGTGGTACCTGTCTTGTGCTTTTTCACGTTGTCAACCAGTGGATGCGGCATCGGTCTTGCGGCTGTGTTCACAGTAAAGACTGCGAACATGGCGCTCATACTGCCTAA
- a CDS encoding FKBP-type peptidyl-prolyl cis-trans isomerase, producing the protein MSELIIEDITVGDGAEATAGKNISVHYTGYFEDGNVFDSSKNRGPFNFKLGAGRVIKGWDQGFDGMKVGGSRKLTIPSHLAYGERGAPGAIPPNSTLIFDVELLAVED; encoded by the coding sequence ATGTCCGAACTCATTATTGAAGACATCACCGTAGGCGATGGCGCAGAGGCGACCGCCGGCAAGAACATCAGCGTCCACTACACCGGATATTTCGAAGATGGCAACGTCTTCGACTCCAGCAAGAACCGTGGACCCTTCAACTTCAAACTCGGCGCAGGCCGCGTCATCAAGGGCTGGGACCAAGGATTCGACGGCATGAAGGTCGGCGGCTCGCGCAAGCTCACCATTCCAAGCCACCTGGCTTACGGCGAGCGCGGCGCTCCTGGTGCAATTCCCCCGAATTCTACGCTCATTTTCGACGTCGAACTTCTTGCGGTGGAAGACTAA
- a CDS encoding insulinase family protein: MLAMLCAMTALIQLDQGFAWKRVNLDNGSAVIVQSLPNAKTISVNLFAASRGVQESAETHGMRHLLEHILAKGPDKDLDRKIETKGLFLTAETYRDAMQFEVRGTFLQLNEALSVLEDLLKPVKTTTQEIGKEIKIISQELAILPDSARLSSAAWNLAYGTEGFDPLGNLAIMAKATPESLLALQQKHFTAGNLVISIAGPIPETEAIAAARKILEPLKGTPDMNWSKRPDAKPGNGEAEIARGSARGAGVGRYSEADTAWTIAAAFGVATEFDDGFFIYTPSIQNGLVLVGSTSDKTFVNRIDGLSQEEALGLFAQGRLNARAWLLNRLSTPSGAAYLRGYIGCQAFGGKPEQILENLNSMTPSQFMQGFEKLKYGNGVQVIGGRI; the protein is encoded by the coding sequence ATGCTCGCTATGCTCTGCGCGATGACGGCCCTCATCCAGTTGGATCAGGGCTTTGCCTGGAAACGGGTCAATCTGGACAACGGTTCCGCCGTGATCGTGCAGAGCCTGCCAAACGCCAAGACGATCTCCGTCAACCTCTTCGCCGCATCGCGCGGTGTTCAAGAATCGGCCGAGACGCACGGCATGCGGCACCTGCTGGAGCATATTCTCGCCAAAGGCCCAGATAAGGACCTTGATCGAAAGATCGAAACCAAAGGCTTGTTCTTAACCGCCGAGACGTATCGCGATGCGATGCAGTTTGAAGTGCGCGGAACATTTCTCCAACTCAACGAAGCTCTAAGCGTTCTTGAGGACCTCCTAAAACCGGTGAAAACCACAACCCAGGAGATCGGGAAAGAGATTAAGATCATCAGCCAAGAACTGGCGATTCTGCCCGATTCCGCACGGCTATCCTCTGCGGCCTGGAACCTTGCCTATGGAACCGAGGGCTTTGACCCCCTCGGCAATTTGGCGATCATGGCAAAGGCCACGCCCGAAAGCTTGCTTGCCCTGCAGCAGAAGCACTTCACCGCCGGAAACTTGGTCATCAGCATTGCCGGACCGATTCCCGAGACCGAGGCCATCGCCGCCGCCCGAAAAATTCTTGAACCACTCAAGGGAACGCCAGACATGAACTGGTCCAAGCGGCCGGACGCAAAGCCCGGCAACGGCGAAGCAGAGATCGCTCGCGGCTCAGCCAGAGGCGCCGGTGTTGGTCGTTACTCCGAGGCCGACACGGCCTGGACCATCGCCGCTGCTTTCGGTGTGGCAACGGAGTTTGATGACGGCTTCTTCATCTACACGCCAAGTATCCAAAATGGCCTCGTGTTGGTCGGCAGCACTAGCGACAAGACCTTTGTAAACCGCATCGATGGCCTCAGCCAAGAGGAAGCCTTGGGATTGTTCGCTCAAGGCCGGCTCAATGCTAGGGCTTGGCTCCTCAACCGTCTCTCCACCCCTTCTGGCGCTGCCTATCTACGCGGATACATCGGCTGCCAAGCGTTCGGAGGAAAGCCCGAGCAGATACTTGAAAACCTAAACTCTATGACCCCATCTCAGTTTATGCAGGGCTTTGAAAAGCTCAAGTACGGCAATGGCGTTCAAGTGATCGGAGGCCGAATATGA
- a CDS encoding insulinase family protein, with protein MTALLATLVLATGLVQTQGATFIEAPDSSESRITIQALVRLPELHLGDRAAAEVLVGAMRDGSNEYGRVTMRRNSAPGYEPRFILMPDHIRVSVTVDRGELSTGLGMIVSLLRDPLLSDEALNAAIGEADRTPETPWLTALRPELLAVNKVRRVEVVELYQTLFQPSNIFVVAMGEFDPGRAEQEWNTRTKDWQDKRIGRRGYYGPPLSLREKHDQAVTTVELVGPAMKATDADYPSKMLALYALGVGKGSTLHRIVRDREALSYRQEAILWPSPSGFRARFLLETIPTEDDKALPEKLRTLLAEDIKAWTQADVDRALGLANASLNYGIGPNPLYWSENGPLGKDLPDRAFLIGYWRMKAGKDWDPAALVQDMRKVGLEDLKTAGERLVLTALPRVISGK; from the coding sequence ATGACGGCGCTCTTGGCAACATTGGTTCTTGCAACCGGGCTTGTGCAAACTCAGGGCGCTACCTTTATCGAAGCCCCCGACTCCAGCGAGAGCCGAATCACCATCCAAGCGCTGGTACGCCTGCCCGAACTGCACCTCGGCGACCGCGCCGCAGCCGAGGTCCTCGTGGGTGCGATGCGGGACGGCAGCAACGAATACGGACGCGTGACCATGCGCCGAAACTCCGCGCCAGGTTACGAGCCTCGATTCATCCTCATGCCCGATCACATCCGTGTATCCGTCACGGTCGATCGTGGAGAGCTCTCCACCGGCCTTGGCATGATCGTCTCGCTTCTCCGCGATCCGCTCCTCTCTGATGAAGCCCTCAACGCTGCCATTGGAGAAGCAGACAGAACCCCCGAAACACCTTGGCTGACAGCTCTGAGGCCAGAACTCCTGGCAGTAAACAAGGTTCGGCGGGTTGAAGTCGTCGAGCTTTATCAAACCCTCTTCCAACCCTCAAACATCTTCGTCGTCGCCATGGGAGAGTTCGATCCTGGCAGAGCCGAACAGGAATGGAACACGCGAACCAAGGACTGGCAAGATAAGAGGATCGGACGCCGAGGCTATTACGGGCCACCGCTGAGCTTGCGTGAAAAGCACGACCAGGCAGTGACAACCGTGGAGCTTGTCGGACCCGCCATGAAGGCAACAGACGCCGATTATCCATCAAAGATGCTCGCGCTGTATGCACTTGGCGTGGGCAAAGGCTCAACCCTTCATCGAATTGTGCGCGACCGCGAAGCCCTCAGCTACCGTCAGGAAGCCATTCTTTGGCCCTCACCCAGCGGCTTCCGGGCGCGGTTCTTGCTGGAAACCATCCCCACCGAAGACGACAAGGCGCTTCCCGAAAAGCTGCGAACTTTGCTAGCCGAGGACATCAAGGCTTGGACGCAGGCTGACGTCGACCGCGCCCTTGGGCTTGCCAACGCATCGCTGAACTACGGTATCGGTCCCAATCCGCTGTACTGGTCAGAAAACGGGCCGCTGGGCAAAGACCTGCCCGATAGGGCGTTCCTTATCGGCTATTGGCGCATGAAGGCAGGCAAGGACTGGGATCCGGCGGCGCTGGTCCAAGACATGCGCAAGGTGGGATTGGAAGATTTGAAAACGGCTGGAGAAAGGTTGGTGCTCACCGCGCTGCCGAGAGTGATTTCGGGGAAGTAA